One genomic region from Thermoleptolyngbya sichuanensis A183 encodes:
- a CDS encoding AAA family ATPase — MQLLSLTLTNFKSHRDRHVVFQPGTNAICGENGAGKTSILEAIAWTLFAYQGPYRKEDLIRNGEKSAQARVAFVSRQDGRTYEVERCTAKGYVIYDPQLGQKLPYRNLEAEVLPWLRQQLGVAGGTDLSQLFANTIGVPQGTFTADFLKATEDRKRVFDSILKVEEYKQANQKMLSLEKYAKSEVEALERDIARYEEALQDLGATQQRQQTVTQAIATAEATLTQLEADLATLQAEKEALAALANQVQQAELRLQTLTTQIAAQQQTNQVLETSVQKAEAALAQCEAHRASYAAYLQAEATLKQLNEQLKQRSPLVKQRDAQQKALAAGQAALTRLNLQLEALAQAQQQLQALQPGIAQQAELEAQQAAVAESLNQLQAMRVEERSLLSQQGKLQENLAELAQDLQRLQALAENLADVSSLEQQRDRLQTQLSRLEAARQFEGELQTLLTGAEQQRDRHRAQAAAALDTLRQMQAGMPLLATDAVDAVLQALQEGIDLNSELLSNIRAILTDLAAQTDAEAIRKQIQQTKKAIDAAYRQRAEVDNLPAQQAQQQRLQGELQQAQSRLQQLQQALQAETATKERRSHLIQALSDLGDPRGRSQLLQQDLAQQPTLQAQYERLKSSQADAAAAIAQLEAQLAQFAELETQIDTQTAIRQQHQAGYQLFLQAQATAEPLPSLQQQLQAAIAQVATLEAERAQVQAELDALQQRYDPQRWHQVEADYSAKRSQADQISGGLPPQRQLLAELDRKLAELGAIAAQRDQAQHDLKQRKQNHKFVVFARKTYKDAGPRITARYVQQVSQEGDRLFRELMNRPNLSLEWTAEYEILVREGGYTRRFINLSGGEQMCAALAVRLALLRVVADLDMAFFDEPTTNMDRPRRESLAEAIANLKSFRQLFVISHDDTFEKVTENVIQITREG, encoded by the coding sequence ATGCAACTCCTCAGCCTCACCCTGACCAATTTCAAATCCCATCGCGATCGCCATGTGGTGTTTCAACCGGGGACAAACGCGATTTGCGGAGAGAATGGGGCAGGCAAGACGAGCATTTTGGAGGCGATCGCCTGGACGCTGTTTGCCTATCAGGGGCCCTATCGCAAAGAGGATCTGATTCGCAACGGCGAAAAAAGTGCCCAGGCAAGAGTTGCCTTTGTCTCGCGGCAGGACGGGCGCACCTACGAAGTCGAGCGCTGCACCGCCAAAGGCTACGTCATTTACGACCCGCAGCTTGGGCAAAAGCTCCCCTATCGCAACCTTGAGGCAGAGGTGCTGCCCTGGCTGCGGCAACAGTTGGGCGTGGCGGGCGGCACGGATTTATCGCAACTGTTTGCCAACACCATCGGCGTGCCCCAGGGGACGTTTACCGCCGACTTTTTGAAGGCGACAGAAGACCGCAAGCGCGTCTTCGACAGCATCCTCAAAGTCGAGGAATACAAACAGGCAAACCAGAAAATGCTGTCGCTGGAAAAGTATGCCAAAAGCGAGGTCGAAGCTCTAGAGCGCGACATCGCCCGCTATGAAGAAGCGCTTCAGGATTTGGGGGCGACCCAGCAGCGCCAGCAGACTGTGACCCAGGCGATCGCCACGGCCGAGGCCACGCTGACCCAGCTAGAAGCAGACCTCGCAACCCTGCAAGCCGAGAAGGAGGCGCTAGCGGCCCTGGCGAACCAGGTGCAGCAGGCAGAACTGCGGCTGCAAACACTGACCACGCAAATCGCAGCCCAGCAGCAGACCAACCAGGTGCTAGAAACCTCGGTGCAAAAGGCGGAGGCTGCCCTGGCGCAGTGCGAGGCCCATCGAGCTAGCTATGCGGCCTATCTCCAGGCAGAGGCGACGCTGAAGCAGTTGAACGAGCAGCTTAAACAGCGATCGCCCCTGGTCAAACAGCGTGATGCTCAGCAGAAAGCCCTGGCCGCCGGCCAAGCCGCACTCACCCGCCTGAACCTGCAACTGGAAGCCCTGGCGCAAGCACAGCAGCAGTTGCAAGCCCTCCAACCGGGAATCGCGCAGCAGGCAGAACTGGAAGCGCAGCAGGCCGCAGTTGCGGAGTCGCTGAACCAGCTTCAGGCCATGCGGGTAGAGGAGCGATCGCTCTTATCCCAACAGGGAAAGCTGCAAGAAAACCTGGCGGAACTTGCCCAAGACCTTCAGCGACTGCAAGCGTTGGCCGAGAACTTGGCGGATGTATCCAGCCTGGAGCAGCAGCGCGATCGCCTGCAAACCCAACTTAGCCGCCTCGAGGCGGCCCGCCAGTTTGAGGGCGAGTTGCAAACCCTGCTAACCGGGGCAGAGCAGCAGCGCGATCGCCATCGGGCACAAGCCGCAGCCGCCCTAGACACCTTACGCCAGATGCAGGCGGGAATGCCCCTGCTGGCAACCGATGCCGTAGATGCCGTGCTGCAAGCGCTCCAAGAGGGTATTGACCTGAATTCGGAACTACTGAGCAACATTCGAGCCATTCTGACCGATCTGGCCGCACAGACCGACGCAGAGGCAATTCGCAAACAGATTCAGCAGACGAAAAAGGCGATCGACGCGGCCTATCGCCAGCGGGCGGAAGTGGACAATTTACCCGCCCAGCAAGCGCAGCAGCAGCGGCTCCAGGGCGAGTTGCAGCAGGCTCAGTCGCGGCTCCAGCAGCTTCAGCAGGCCCTCCAGGCAGAAACAGCCACCAAAGAACGGCGATCGCACCTGATCCAAGCCCTCAGCGACCTGGGCGATCCACGGGGGCGCAGCCAGCTTTTGCAGCAAGACCTGGCCCAGCAGCCAACGCTCCAGGCGCAGTACGAGCGGCTGAAAAGCTCGCAGGCAGACGCAGCAGCGGCGATCGCCCAACTGGAGGCCCAGCTTGCCCAGTTTGCCGAGTTGGAAACCCAGATAGACACGCAAACCGCAATTCGCCAGCAACACCAGGCGGGCTACCAGCTTTTTCTGCAAGCCCAAGCCACGGCGGAACCATTGCCCAGCCTGCAACAGCAGCTTCAGGCGGCGATCGCCCAGGTGGCGACCCTGGAAGCCGAACGGGCCCAGGTACAAGCAGAACTGGACGCACTACAACAGCGCTATGACCCGCAGCGCTGGCATCAGGTCGAAGCCGACTATAGCGCCAAACGCAGCCAGGCAGACCAAATCAGCGGTGGCTTGCCGCCCCAGCGACAACTGTTGGCAGAGCTAGACCGCAAGCTGGCAGAACTAGGGGCGATCGCCGCCCAGCGCGACCAAGCCCAGCACGACCTGAAGCAGCGCAAGCAAAACCATAAGTTCGTCGTCTTTGCCCGCAAAACCTACAAAGACGCGGGCCCCCGCATCACCGCCCGCTATGTGCAGCAGGTATCTCAGGAGGGCGATCGCCTGTTTCGAGAGCTAATGAACCGCCCCAACCTGTCGCTAGAGTGGACGGCGGAATACGAGATTCTGGTGCGCGAGGGAGGCTACACCCGCCGCTTTATCAATCTTTCGGGGGGCGAGCAGATGTGCGCGGCGCTGGCGGTGCGGCTGGCCCTGCTGCGCGTGGTGGCAGATCTAGACATGGCCTTCTTCGACGAGCCAACGACCAATATGGATCGCCCCCGCCGCGAGAGTCTGGCTGAGGCGATCGCCAATCTCAAGTCCTTCCGCCAACTCTTCGTCATCAGCCACGACGACACCTTCGAGAAAGTCACCGAAAACGTGATTCAAATTACCCGCGAGGGTTAA
- the ispE gene encoding 4-(cytidine 5'-diphospho)-2-C-methyl-D-erythritol kinase: MRSYSLIAPAKINLYLEIIGDRPDGYHELAMVMQSVSLADWVDLRANGIEQFRLSCDSPEIPADENNLAHKAAVLMAQRFPKAYAQFGGVDMTLHKRIPVGAGLAGGSTNAAAVLVGLDLMWGLGLTRMELQELAAELGSDVAFCIGGGTAIATGRGEQLDPLPSVDYLWVVLAKYRSLPISTAWAYKTYRQRFEGTYARDTDSLQQRLERVHAGPMVGAIAQRDGSKIPELLYNDFERVVFPDYPKVAALKQQLLDLGAAGALMSGSGSTVFGLAHSQARAEALTAALREQQPDPDLEIWVGQLIAKGIHLAP, from the coding sequence ATGCGCTCTTATTCTCTAATTGCCCCGGCCAAAATCAATCTTTATCTGGAAATCATTGGCGATCGCCCCGATGGGTATCACGAACTGGCGATGGTGATGCAGAGCGTGTCGCTGGCGGATTGGGTGGATCTGCGGGCAAATGGCATCGAGCAGTTTCGCCTCAGTTGCGACTCGCCGGAGATTCCCGCCGATGAGAACAATCTGGCGCACAAGGCGGCGGTGCTAATGGCGCAGCGGTTTCCCAAGGCCTACGCCCAGTTTGGCGGGGTGGATATGACGCTGCACAAGCGGATTCCTGTGGGCGCGGGGCTGGCGGGCGGCTCGACCAATGCGGCGGCGGTGCTGGTGGGGCTGGATCTGATGTGGGGGCTGGGTCTGACCCGGATGGAACTGCAAGAACTGGCGGCCGAGTTGGGGTCGGATGTGGCCTTTTGCATTGGCGGCGGAACGGCGATCGCCACGGGCCGGGGCGAACAGCTCGACCCGCTGCCCAGTGTGGATTATCTCTGGGTGGTGCTGGCAAAATATCGCAGCCTGCCCATTTCCACCGCCTGGGCCTACAAAACCTATCGCCAGCGGTTTGAAGGAACCTATGCCCGCGATACCGACTCGCTCCAGCAGCGGCTAGAGCGGGTTCACGCCGGGCCAATGGTGGGGGCGATCGCCCAGCGCGACGGCTCCAAAATTCCCGAACTGCTCTACAACGATTTCGAGCGTGTGGTTTTTCCCGACTATCCCAAGGTGGCGGCGCTAAAGCAGCAGTTGCTCGATCTGGGGGCGGCAGGGGCGCTGATGTCGGGGTCGGGATCAACGGTGTTTGGGCTGGCCCATTCCCAGGCGCGGGCCGAAGCGCTGACGGCGGCCCTGCGCGAACAGCAGCCCGACCCAGACTTGGAAATTTGGGTGGGCCAGTTGATTGCGAAAGGTATCCATTTGGCACCG